In the genome of Propionispora hippei DSM 15287, the window AAAACTATCTGCAACGTTTTCCCTGCGGCGCTTTTGTGCCATGAATCATTCGGTTAGTTTAAAAACACGCTCTAAGAGAAAAGGAGATTATGGTCTGCAGTGCATATGAAGATATCGGTATTGGATATAATGATTGATTGTGTTACTATGCAGGAAGCTGTCGATACGATACAAAGCTTTATCGATTCGGGCAAGCCTCATTTGATTGCCACCGCAAATGCTGAAATGGTTATGTTTTCCCAGCAGGATAGGGAGTTAGCCGATATTTTGAACCATGCTGATCTGGTCGTTCCTGACGGAGCCGGTGTTGTGTGGGCGGCACGGTATCAGGGAGCTCCTATGCCGGAACGGGTTGCCGGATACGACTTAGCTCAGCGGTTGTTGGCTCTTTCTGCCGAAAAGGGTTACCGGGTTTTTATGTTTGGCGGTGCTCCTGGTGTGGCGGAAAAGGCAAAAGCGTCAGCAGAAAGAATTTATCCTGGCTTACAAATTATAGGTACGCGAAGCGGTTTTTTCTCATCGGAAGATGATGCAGCTATTATTAATGAAATTCGAGGGGCCCAACCTGTCATTTTACTGGCTGCTTTGGGTGTGCCCAAGCAGGAAAAATGGCTGCAGGCCAATTTGACTGCCCTTAATGTTCCCATATGTATGGGAGTGGGAGGAACTTTTGATGTTATGGCCGGAAATGTCCGCCGTGCTCCTGTTTGGATGCAACGTGCCAATCTGGAATGGCTGTTCCGTTTGCTTAATCAGCCGTCCCGGGCTATTCGCATGCTGGCATTGCCACGCTTTGTCCTTAAGGTTATGGGTCATAAAAAACATTAGACAAAGTACTCCTATTATATTATAATAATTTGAGAATGCA includes:
- a CDS encoding WecB/TagA/CpsF family glycosyltransferase, translated to MHMKISVLDIMIDCVTMQEAVDTIQSFIDSGKPHLIATANAEMVMFSQQDRELADILNHADLVVPDGAGVVWAARYQGAPMPERVAGYDLAQRLLALSAEKGYRVFMFGGAPGVAEKAKASAERIYPGLQIIGTRSGFFSSEDDAAIINEIRGAQPVILLAALGVPKQEKWLQANLTALNVPICMGVGGTFDVMAGNVRRAPVWMQRANLEWLFRLLNQPSRAIRMLALPRFVLKVMGHKKH